Proteins from a single region of Deinococcus apachensis DSM 19763:
- a CDS encoding protease inhibitor I42 family protein, whose translation MLRFLVLTGLGTALLLSACTPAVMSGRAVSSANVQPTPVPVPLRPVPKTIRLGQEANGSIVDLRVGDTLELSLPGNPSTGYGWSLNTPLGLVLEQLGDAGFRPSSTGLGAGGEVILRYRAVSAGQFLLSLTYGRPFEALPPNPETFDLFVFVR comes from the coding sequence TTGCTCCGGTTTCTCGTGTTAACAGGGCTGGGAACGGCACTGCTGCTCAGCGCTTGCACCCCAGCGGTGATGTCGGGCCGGGCAGTCTCCTCGGCCAACGTCCAGCCCACCCCCGTCCCCGTGCCTCTTCGGCCTGTGCCCAAGACCATCCGACTGGGGCAGGAAGCCAATGGCAGCATTGTGGACCTGAGGGTGGGGGATACCCTGGAACTCAGCCTTCCCGGCAACCCCAGCACCGGTTACGGCTGGTCGCTGAACACCCCGCTGGGCCTGGTGCTGGAACAGCTGGGGGATGCGGGGTTCAGGCCGTCCTCGACGGGGCTGGGCGCCGGTGGCGAGGTCATCCTGCGTTACCGCGCCGTCTCGGCGGGCCAGTTCCTGCTCTCCCTCACCTATGGCCGCCCGTTCGAGGCCCTGCCTCCCAACCCGGAGACCTTCGATCTGTTCGTGTTCGTGCGGTAG
- a CDS encoding CHRD domain-containing protein, with translation MNKLTLGALASLALTVTSCNHLEVPTAYSANLSGANQRPPVTTSATGLVGLTLKGRTLTVLGTFQNLSSEAIGAHIHGPADENTNASVLFPLTIDQVTNGARSGRVTGTFTLTDQQMEWLNNRMLYVNVHSQAHPDGEIRGQVERLLK, from the coding sequence ATGAACAAGCTCACCCTCGGTGCCCTGGCCAGCCTCGCACTCACCGTCACGTCCTGCAACCATCTGGAGGTGCCGACCGCCTACTCGGCGAATCTCTCCGGGGCGAACCAGCGGCCCCCCGTTACCACCTCCGCGACCGGCCTGGTCGGCCTGACCCTCAAGGGCCGCACCCTGACCGTCCTGGGGACCTTTCAGAACCTGTCCTCAGAGGCAATCGGGGCTCACATCCACGGACCGGCCGACGAGAACACGAACGCCTCGGTGCTGTTTCCCCTGACCATCGATCAGGTGACCAACGGGGCGAGAAGCGGCCGGGTCACGGGGACCTTCACGCTCACCGATCAGCAGATGGAGTGGCTGAATAACCGCATGCTGTACGTGAATGTTCATTCGCAAGCTCATCCGGACGGTGAGATTCGCGGGCAGGTCGAGCGGCTGCTGAAGTGA